The DNA window TtttctacagtacattttaacTTGATACAGATTTACAGCTTTACAtaaatcaaaaaagaaagaaaaaacataataGATTCCCATATGGGCTACACATCTTTCACAGTAAACTAAATAAATGTCTCCAATAAGCTGTCCATTATTCTGAGCACGACAGATCGTCTAGACCACTTTTAAAGCATGGCCTGGGTCTGAGTTTTAGTCTTGTCTTATGCACAAATAAGGTTTATTTTATAAAGATAGTTTCCTCAGGCAAGTGCATTATTATAATTCTCTTAAAGATGGGAATTGGATTACTAGAGAAACTTAAAATCTAACTGTATTAAATGATTATCAATGCCATTTCTCTCAACAACAAACACTTTTTTCCTCAGGAGCAGGTCACCGCAGGCAGCGGTCCAACAGAAGCTCAAACGGGGGAAACAGAGACACCCAAAATGTTTGTTCTCCCTCTCAAACTCAGATTCCTCCAAACACGATGATACGAGGTTCACCTGGCAGCGATCCGCTCACAGTAAATCCAGCTCTGAATGAACTGAGACTGGTTCTGCTGGGAAAAACCGGTGCAGGGAAAAGTGCAACGGGAAACAGCATCCTGGGAAACAGATGCTTTAATGATGAACTGAGCATGGGTTCAGTCACGAAAGAGTGCAAGAGAGCGTGTGGAACGGTGGAAGGACGAAATCTCATTCTTGTGGACACACCTGGGTTTTTTGACACGGACTTAACAGAAGAACAATTAAAACAAGAAGCAATTCATTGCCTGGCCATGAGTTCTCCTGGTCCTCATGCATTTCTGCTCATTATTCCAATAGAGCGATATACAGAGGAGCAGCAGCGCACCGTAGACATGATTCTGGAGATGTTTCGTGAGGACATCAGCAATCACAGCATCCTGATATTCTCACACGCCGACAGACTCAGAGGAGAACCCATCGAAAGCTTCGTTTCAAAACAAAATCGAAAAGTTCAAGACCTCGTGAAGAGATTTGGGAGGCGTTTCGTGGCCTTTGACAACACAAACCTTACAAACCCAAAACAAGTGAGTCGACTCCTGCAGAAAGTAGATGAGCTGTTGGTCATGAATCAGAATCGTCACTTCACTAATGAAGTTACAGAAGTAATGCAAAATGCCCAGAAGATAATAAAAGATAGAATACAAGCAGAAATGGCTAAAAGAATGGGGAAAGTAAAGCAGGAAGTCAGAAAAATGGCTGATGCTCGTTGGCATGACTTTTTAGCTTACATTAATGAAGAGAGGCAAGAAACGGAACAAGGAAAGAAACGCATTCAACGCAGGATTGATCAGATTGAGACAGATATAAAGAAGGAACAACAGAATGTGCAACCGATTCCAGAAAGACTGAGACGGTTCATAgagtctctgcagacggagatggaGAACATGGGACGACTGGAGGAAAGATggatggaggaggagagagagagaaaggaaagagaAGAGCGGGAACATAATGACCTGGAGATCTGGATCCAAGAAGAGGAGCAGAGGAGAATGAGCGAAGGAGGACAGAATAATCTTCCTACTCCAGAttataataaaatgctatttatgcTGACCATGTTTATGTTGGGGATTGGGGCTTCATTTGCACCCGCTCTCTTACTGTTCCTGTTCCCTGCAGCTCCAGTGGTGGAAACTGGATTTGCAGCAGGGTTATTAACCAAATTGTTGGCTGCAGAAGGATGGAGTTTCGTTTGGGTGGTTACTGGAGTCGCCAAAGCTGTGGTTCTGACCCGCTGCTCCATCCAGTGAAATCAAGATATAGGCCAACCGCGAATAAGTGAAGAGCGAACAACTTCAAGCtttaaaaacaagacacaaaaaaagtatcacataaTGGCCCCATGAAGCGACGGTATATTCTGaagtgttatatatacatatacattctgTTCCATTAGCCACAGAAGATatcattcttttttgttttgttttttaaattccgATTGAAATTAGGATCAAATCCATctcttttataaatgagaccccagtttatttagttatttagttttttattattaatgtcctCCTTGAGAATGCCAAAGAAGGATTCTTTAAAAAGCAtccatgaaaaacaaaaaacagatctGAGATCATTCACAACATTACTAATGTTTAATATGAAGgacatttttttgaaaaagaataaaaataaataattggaaaaaaaaacattaaagaacatgCCCATTAAGTCATTAAAAGGTTTCAAACATTTGGTTATGTTAAAAGTTAATGGAACAATTAATTGTATCATTTCGCAAACaagaatgttatgtttaaatgttctctgaacattctaacGGGAAACTTTTACAAATTGTTACATGTGACCTGTGCATGTCTGATTTTCTGATATAATTGTTTTTCACTATTGTCTGTTTCAGTCATTTCTAGTTTATTATATAACTATCTATTCCTTGATTTTTGTAATGTACACTTTTCCTTTATGTTTAGACAATTGCATTCACTACAGTATTGAACTATAAGAGATGCAGATCAAAACGTGTTTAGAGTCTTTGGACTTTGAGTTTTCTGATCTGTGTaatcaaacatttcttattgtgtTTATGCATTTGTTATTCATTTGTTTGATATAACTGAGTTACTTTAAttgtgttaatttttattttgcttattttaagtTTAGCAATTTTATCCACCTGTATTCATCTAAATAAAGTGAAATCATATTAATGCTATGTGTTTGTCATCTCTAGACATTATTGTGATTTGTGGCATATTACATCTAATAATTAATATATGCACTTAAGatcatacgcacacacacacacacacacggttgtAACGCGATGTCACCGGCGGGTGTCGCTGTGGAGCGGTGGCAGCAGCGAGTCTCGCGCCGAACAAGAGAGATCCAAACCGGAAGTTAACAAGCAATGCTTCAGCttcaggggggcagggtttcatattttattgaagcatcccTGGGTGTCTCCATTGGCTAGCGgtccccacctgctgttagcattccattgactcccattcattttggcgtcactttgacagtgaataactttacatctgagtcgtttaaagactccatttttccattcatcatttctaaagaaacaagaaaatgtataataggctccattaccttgtatctcaCGTTGTGGCCccttagaagcagtttttgtaaaaataggctaatgattgcatcataacctgcgactctctgtcgcacattAGAgtaattaccatatggacaggaggaaaagctcgcaggcaatcttttactgtctatgagccTATGGGGGGGcttggaggcataaagtcaagggagaagcccatagagaatCCATAAATGACGGGACAAAATTGTTCAAAAACGTCTGCAAGATTCgatgggtgattcagatttctcttggcacagggattagaagacttacaactgtcagacaggttgctcatgtggcatctacgtcatcaagctcagtttaaGTCTGTGCAGTttgctcgacccccaggaagtgcgtgcttctaattaaCTTCATTTGTGGGGTTGAAGGTTGAGAGGAGGCGCTGAGGAGCTGTCGGCGACTGGTTGGCAAACGGCTGGATTGTGACTGGTGTACGGATGGTAGGAACTGACGTAGATTCTGGAAGCGTTTGGAAATGGAGGATGATAGGATTGAGGAAGATAGTGAGGGAAATTCAAATTTAGGGTGGAACATagttaaaacaaagaaaaggatAAAAAGTCGTGATTTAATTTCAGACACAGAAAGTGACAAGGGATGTCAACTGGAACAAAGGAAGAAGAAGGAATATAAAGTCATGATAAAGTTTGCTACCGACACTGTGAGTAACATCAACCCTTTGAAACTTACAAAAGCAAATAAAGAAAGTGTTGGGGttgtagtgaagtgaagtgaagtgacattcagccaagtatggtgacccatactcagaatttgtgctctgcatttaacccatccgaaatgcacacacacagagcagtgaacacacacacacacacacacactgtgagcacacacccggagcagtgggcagccatttatgctgtggcgcccggggagcagttgggggttcgatgccttgctcaagggcacctaagtcgtggtattgagactagaacccttcgattgggagtccaaccctctaactattaggccacgAGAATATATTGTAGAGAATATAAAATCTATGAAGGATGGaacactgttgttgttttgtaaagATAGTAGGCAACAAACAGCAGCTTTGGGAATTAAATCAATGATTAGACATAAAATAGAATGCTCAATTCCAGAAGAGAGAAACTGGAGTAGAGGTGTAATATCTGGATTTCCTTTAGATCTTTCAGATGAGATGATTAAAAGAAGTGTAAAGGGAGCagcagttaaagggggggtgaaatgctcgttttcactcaatatcctgttaatcttgagtacctacagagtagtactgcatccttcataactccaaaaagtctttagttttattatattcataagagaaagatagtctgtaccgatttttcccgggaaaacaccagccgctggaggcgtgacgtgtgggcggagctaaagaatcatgagcgccagtaggcttttgagttgataGTGTTCggaagctgacattaccttgaggaaaaaatcatcatccaaaacaagccatggcttacagtcagattcagccgtttatttatgatccagaatcagatcccgaggctgaaactgaacgagagcagcagctgcaacgactcgctccgagcggggctcgaacccgggtctccagcatgggaggggacgcactaacaaggaggcagagatatttgaagcagttttactcaccgcctgcggttccaacacacgatcgtgaccctttttcgttgggattgcatcatccttaagaaataaacgatacgtaaatccgtcgtcaaactatgccttgtttgtaaaacaagcatctttgaaatgcatggaacaaacacaaacacttgcacaactccgttgatgctctgtaaaaataaactccatccactggtcccttaatgctgtttctcttttggtaatctgtgcagggttgtcttgccctggcaaccaaaatacacttcttttgtgacatttggcgacgctctcgctctggtcagtgaatgtctgtgctctcagtgctctgctatacgggagcgcgctcttccggcagaagtgcctcaggacccatataaggaaattccgctccatctaacgtcacatagagccatactcgaaaaaaactttccgaaacttgtgacaaaccggaaggagtattttgggaacaaaaatactccttcaaacgtacaacttaatttttgaaactttgtccatgtttagcatgggaatccaactctttaacagtgtaaaaaactcagtatgcatgaaatagcatccccccccccctttaaggaagtAAGATGATTGAAATGTTTCAGAAACAATGAGAAAACTGAAAGTCTTTCAGTTATATTGGCCTGTGATGATTCCAAATGACCAGAAAGATTATTTTTGGGATTTGTCAGCTATGGAGTCAGATTATACATTCCTCCAACATTAAGGTGTTTCAAATGCCAAAAATATGGACATGTGGCTGCTGTATGTAGAGTCAAACAAAGATGTGCAAGATGTGGAGGCGATCATGAGTATGTTAAATGCGGACAAGGTAAAACCCCAAAATGCTGTAattgtggggggtgggggggagcACAGTGCAGCTTATAGAGGTTGTGAAGTAAGGAAAGATGCAATTAAGGTTCAAAACGTAAGAATGGAAGAAGAAATATCATATGCTCAAGcacttaaaaaagtaaaataaacccCCAAAGCAAGCATAGTAGAGGAGGTCCCTGTTAGGATACAACCACAACCAAGTTGTGGTTGTATCCTAACACAACCACAACCACAACCAGCCATCCTTTACatcgctggcgccgatacaggatggctgcctccgtgacgagctccgcatatgtttttgtgtttttgttagtttgtcctgtcttaagttatattcctgccatcagtttcaccagggaagaactgctgaacattcggcagaacgcaccacaagatgttttcccggatttcaattattcagatgttttagtgaacgttgttatcggaggagcagcggtgctgatcaagcgcttcaggacgcgcagacgggggaagcgagcgggagcgctcgtcagactcaggaagcgcggatttcgaacgccgttgcctagcatccatctggcaaatctccgctctctacccaacaaaacggacgaactccttctgctttctcggactaataaggatttcacacactctgcagctctgtgtttcacggaaacctggctgaatgacaccataccggacagcgcgctccatctgccgggctttcatctgttcagagcggatcgcgaatcagaatctaCTGGGAAATCGCGcagcggcgggacatgcttttacatcaatgaacggtggtgtacagatgtaactgtgttaaagaagacgtgctgctcaaatctcgaaacactcttcattaactgcaagccgttctattcgccgcgggagtttcactcgttcattctggtcagtgtttacatccatccgcaagcgcacgtgagctcagctttacagaaactcgctgatcagattacagagacagaacaacaacacccggactctgttttaatcattctcggggactttaataaagccaatctctcccgtgaactgccaaaatacagacagcatgttacatgtcccacaagagacagtaatatattggatcactgttacaccacaataaaggatgcatttcactctgttccacgagcagctttgggacgttctgatcaccttctggttcatcttataccgtcctacaggcaaaaactaaaatcagctaaacctgtatcaaggactgtaaaaagatggactaatgaagcagagcaggatttacaatcttgttttgacctcactgattggagtgtttttgaagctgctgccaccgatctggatgaactcacagagacagTAACATCAtacatcagtttctgtgaggatatgtgtattcctacaaagacgcaactaatttacaataatgacaaaccgtggttcactgcaaaactcagacagctccgtcaggccaaagaagatgcttacgtgaagggggacaatgtcttgtataaacaggctaaatacacattggaaaaggagatcaaagtggcaaagaggaattattctgaaaaaataaggactcagttcacttccaacgactccgcatcagtgtggaaaagtctaaagaagatcaccaattacaagacaccaccccccagcaccgtagagaatcaacgactggcaaacgatctgaacgagttttactgcaggtttgaaagaacacccatcacctgccctgaacgcctccccacaaaaccattcacacccttcacaactcctgcaaccagccccaaatgcctctccaaactaccgttcacaccattaacagctcctgcaacccatcctgaacacctctccaatcaagcactctcaccattctcacctcctgcatcccccctctcccccacacctgcaattcagatcagcgaggatgcggtgcgccaggtcttccggaagcagaaaaggaaaaaagcaccaggcccagattgtgttacaccagcctgtctgaaatcctgtgctgaccagctggcccccatcttcacacagatcttcaacagatcgctggagctgtgcgaagtcccttcatgcctcaaacgttccaccatcatccccatccctaagaaacccaaaattacaggactaaatgactacaggcctgtggctctaacgtctgtagtcatgaagtcatttgaaaaactggtgctggcccacctgaaggacatcactgggcccttgctggatcctcttcagtttgcctacagagcaaacaggtctgtggacgatgcagtaaacattggactgcattatgttctgcaacacctagacagaccggggacttatgtgaggatcctgtttgtggacttcagctcggccttcaacacgatcatcccaaacctcctcctgcccaaactaaatcagctctccgtgcccacctccgtctgtcagtggatcaacagcttcctgacagacaggcagcagctagtgaggctgggaaaatacacatccagcacccgttcaatcagcaccggagctccccagggctgtgtcctctccccactgctcttctccctgtacaccaacgattgcacatctaaggacccctctgtcaagctcctgaagtttgcagatgacaccacactcatcggcctcattcaggatggtgacgagtctgcttacagacaggaggtaaaagagctggctgtctggtgcagtctcaacaacctggagcttaacaccctcaaaacagtggagatgatcgtggacttcaggagaaacccccctgcactccccccactcaccatcatgaacagccctgtgactgcagtggagtcattcaggttcctgggaaccaccatctctcaggacctgaagtgggacattcacattgactccatcgtaaaaaaggcccagcagaggttgtactttctccgccagctgaggaagtttaacctgccacaggagctgctgaaacagttctactccaccatcattgaatccatcctctgcacttcagtaactgtctggttcagctcagcttctaaatctgacctcagaagactacagagggtagtccggactgctgagcgaatcatcggttcaaccctcccatctattcaagaactgtacttatccagagtgagaaaaagggctgtcaaaatcactttggacccctcacatccagcacactccctctttgaactgttgcaatctggtcgacgctacagagcactgagcactagaacgaccagacacaggaccagtttcttccctcaggcaatccatcttacactctaaaaactgctgggttgaaaacaacccaatttgggttatt is part of the Carassius auratus strain Wakin chromosome 27, ASM336829v1, whole genome shotgun sequence genome and encodes:
- the LOC113045199 gene encoding GTPase IMAP family member 4-like isoform X2; its protein translation is MINQGAGHRRQRSNRSSNGGNRDTQNVCSPSQTQIPPNTMIRGSPGSDPLTVNPALNELRLVLLGKTGAGKSATGNSILGNRCFNDELSMGSVTKECKRACGTVEGRNLILVDTPGFFDTDLTEEQLKQEAIHCLAMSSPGPHAFLLIIPIERYTEEQQRTVDMILEMFREDISNHSILIFSHADRLRGEPIESFVSKQNRKVQDLVKRFGRRFVAFDNTNLTNPKQVSRLLQKVDELLVMNQNRHFTNEVTEVMQNAQKIIKDRIQAEMAKRMGKVKQEVRKMADARWHDFLAYINEERQETEQGKKRIQRRIDQIETDIKKEQQNVQPIPERLRRFIESLQTEMENMGRLEERWMEEERERKEREEREHNDLEIWIQEEEQRRMSEGGQNNLPTPDYNKMLFMLTMFMLGIGASFAPALLLFLFPAAPVVETGFAAGLLTKLLAAEGWSFVWVVTGVAKAVVLTRCSIQ